ACTCTCCGAGCGCGACCGCCGCATCCTCGCCTTCGAACGGCAGTGGTGGAAGTACGCCGGAGCCAAGGAGCAGGCCATCCGCGAGCTGTTCGACATGTCGGCGACGCGGTACTACCAGCTTCTGAACATCCTGATCGACCGCCCCGAGGCGCTGGAGTGCGACCCGATGCTCGTCAAGCGCCTGCGCCGGATGCGGTCGCAGCGGCAGCGCAGCCGCGCGGCCCGCCGTCTCGGCATCCGGCCCTGACCCGGGCGCCCGGCCGCCGCCGCCCGGCCGGAGACGGTCCCGGCTCCGCGGACGCGACGGCCTCACCCCGGACGCGACGGCCCCGCCCGGCCGGACCGGCCCGCACCCCGGCCGCGTTCCTCCGGCGGCGGACTCGCGCCGCCCGGTTCTGGCGACCGCCGGGGCGAGAGGGTTCACTGGTCGGGTGACTTCTCCCCGTTCTGTGACGGCCGCCGGTGCGGACGGCCTCGACGCGATACGCAAGTCCCCCTCCGAGGCGGTGCTCGGCTTCGACTTCGACGGCACCCTCGCGCCGATCGTGGACGATCCGGCGGCGGCCCGGGCGCATCCGGGCGCGGCGCCGGCGCTGGCCCGGCTCGCCCCGCTGGTGGGCGCCCTGGTGATCGTCACCGGGCGGCCCGCGGCGGTGGCGGTCGAGTACGGCGGGTTCGAGGACGTCGAGGGCCTGGTCGTGCTCGGCCAGTACGGGCTGGAGCGCTGGGAGTCGGGCGTCCTGACGGTCCCGGATCCCCCGCCCGGCGTGGCGGAGGCGCGCGCCAAGCTGCCCGGCGTGCTGGAGGCGGCGGGCGCGCCGCCGGAGACGTTCATCGAGGACAAGGGGCAGGCGGTGGCGGTCCACACGCGGCGGTGCGCCGAGCCGCAGGTCGCGTTCGAGCGCCTGCGGAGCATCCTCGCCGCGCTGGCGGAGCGCACCGGGCTGACGCTGGAGCCCGGCCGGTTCGTGCTGGAGCTGCGCCCGCCCGGGATGGACAAGGGCAGGGCGCTGCGCTCGTTCATCGCCGACCGCGGGGCACGCCCGTCGGCCGTGCTGTTCGCCGGCGACGACCTGGGCGACCTGGCCGCGTTCGACGCCGTCGAGGCGCTCCGCGCGGAGGGGGTGCCGGGCGTGCTCGTGTGCAGCGGGTCCGCCGAGGTCACGGCGCTGGCCGAGCGGGCGGACCTCGTGGTGGACGGGCCGTCCGGCGTCGTCGAGTTCGTCGGGAAGCTGGCCGACTCCCTGTCCTGATTCGTCCCCCCATGCCCTCCCTGACCACTGCGGAGGGACGACGTTTGTTACGCAAGTGACAACAGGCATGCCGGAGTTTGTTGCATCCCGAGTGTTTCCTGTGGTGTGCGCGGGCCATTGCTGCACGTGAGGCAAAATGTGGCGGATTGCGGCAAGCGTGCGGTTCTCGGGGGTCGCACGATGACAGGGAGGCTTCAGGGTGGACAGGGGACCCGAGATTCCGCGCGGTTCGGGCGATCTCAGGAACACGCCGCCCGGGGGGACTCCGTCACCGCGCGAGACCCCCTTGGACGGGCTGCCGGCCCACCCGCCGGCGCGGGAGCGGCCGGAGGGCCGGACGCCGCCGTCGGGCGCCCCGATCCCGCCGGACGCGCCGATGCGCCCCATCGTCCAGGGCCCGCCGAGGCGGGGTCCCGGCGGGCGGCCGGGCGCGTCCGAGCCGCCGCACGACCCGCACGAGACGCCGTCCGGTGCACAGGACATTCCGGACGTCTGGGGGCGCCCGCCCGAGTCGGGTCCGCCGTCCGGCCCGGGACGTCCCGGTCCTCACGGGCATGGGCCGGCGCCCGAGGACGAGGGGCCGTGGGGCGCCCTGCCCGAAGCGCAGGACCCGGTTCTCGAGAAGGCCGGAGCGCGGTTCGCCTCCGACCAGCCCGGCCCGCGGGAGACCGCCGGCGTGGAGGTGCGGCTCGGGACGCGGGCCGGCGAGCGGGCCCGGGAACGTGAACGCGAACGGGAGCGTGAGCGCCGTGAACCCCGGCGCAGGGGCGGCCGCGGCGTCCTGGCCGCGGTCGGCGTGCTGGTGGTGGCCGGGCTGGTCGCGGCCGGGCTCGTCCTGACGCGCGGCGCGGACGGCGGCGGCGAGCCGCAGGCGGGCGGGCCGCGGACGCAGCTGCAGGACGTCGAGCCGCCGCCCGCGGGGAAGCCCGTCGAGGTCGGCACGGTCGACGGATTCCGGTACCGGCTCGCCGCGGTGAGAAGCGGGCTGGACAAGGAGGCGGCGAGGGCGGCCCGTGGGTCGCTGCCGCCCGGCACCACCTACCCCTACATCGACTATCTCCTGTCGAACCCGACCGACGACGAGGTTCTGCTCGAGTATCCGGGCGACGTGTTCCTCAAGCGCAACCTCATCGTGAGGCAGGCGCGGGGACGGTGCGAGCCAAAGCTCGGGGTCCCGAA
The sequence above is drawn from the Actinomadura hallensis genome and encodes:
- a CDS encoding DUF3263 domain-containing protein → MDDGPVPQTATDEGGADDAAFPADRLSERDRRILAFERQWWKYAGAKEQAIRELFDMSATRYYQLLNILIDRPEALECDPMLVKRLRRMRSQRQRSRAARRLGIRP
- the otsB gene encoding trehalose-phosphatase, which translates into the protein MTSPRSVTAAGADGLDAIRKSPSEAVLGFDFDGTLAPIVDDPAAARAHPGAAPALARLAPLVGALVIVTGRPAAVAVEYGGFEDVEGLVVLGQYGLERWESGVLTVPDPPPGVAEARAKLPGVLEAAGAPPETFIEDKGQAVAVHTRRCAEPQVAFERLRSILAALAERTGLTLEPGRFVLELRPPGMDKGRALRSFIADRGARPSAVLFAGDDLGDLAAFDAVEALRAEGVPGVLVCSGSAEVTALAERADLVVDGPSGVVEFVGKLADSLS